A stretch of the Cheilinus undulatus linkage group 11, ASM1832078v1, whole genome shotgun sequence genome encodes the following:
- the LOC121517495 gene encoding 60S ribosomal protein L22 isoform X2, which produces MAPIKKQNTGKGGKKKKQVLKFTLDCTHPVEDGIMDAANFEQFLQERIKVNGKAGSLGGGVVSIERSKSKITVSSEVPFSKRYLKYLTKKYLKKNNLRDWLRVVANTKESYELRYFQINQDEEEEEDED; this is translated from the exons ATGGCGCCCATT AAGAAGCAGAACACCGGCAAAGgtggaaagaagaagaagcaggtCCTGAAATTTACTCTGGACTGCACCCACCCTGTGGAAGATGGCATCATGGACGCTGCCAACTTT GAGCAGTTCCTTCAGGAACGCATCAAGGTGAACGGCAAAGCCGGCTCCCTGGGAGGTGGTGTGGTCTCCATCGAGAGGAGCAAGAGCAAGATCACCGTGTCCTCTGAGGTGCCCTTCTCCAAAAG ATATCTGAAGTATCTGACCAAGAAGTACCTGAAGAAGAACAACCTTCGTGACTGGCTGCGCGTCGTGGCGAACACCAAGGAGAGCTACGAGCTCCGGTACTTCCAGATCAACCAAgacgaagaggaggaggaagatgaggattaa
- the LOC121517495 gene encoding 60S ribosomal protein L22 isoform X1, whose product MAPIQKKQNTGKGGKKKKQVLKFTLDCTHPVEDGIMDAANFEQFLQERIKVNGKAGSLGGGVVSIERSKSKITVSSEVPFSKRYLKYLTKKYLKKNNLRDWLRVVANTKESYELRYFQINQDEEEEEDED is encoded by the exons ATGGCGCCCATT caGAAGAAGCAGAACACCGGCAAAGgtggaaagaagaagaagcaggtCCTGAAATTTACTCTGGACTGCACCCACCCTGTGGAAGATGGCATCATGGACGCTGCCAACTTT GAGCAGTTCCTTCAGGAACGCATCAAGGTGAACGGCAAAGCCGGCTCCCTGGGAGGTGGTGTGGTCTCCATCGAGAGGAGCAAGAGCAAGATCACCGTGTCCTCTGAGGTGCCCTTCTCCAAAAG ATATCTGAAGTATCTGACCAAGAAGTACCTGAAGAAGAACAACCTTCGTGACTGGCTGCGCGTCGTGGCGAACACCAAGGAGAGCTACGAGCTCCGGTACTTCCAGATCAACCAAgacgaagaggaggaggaagatgaggattaa